In Nitrospira sp., a single genomic region encodes these proteins:
- a CDS encoding inositol monophosphatase family protein, producing the protein MLPADSEDIPPDQLMTVAIEAARQAGDLLLDYAEAGFRIEHKNPIDLVTDADRAAERCIIELIRRRFPSHRILAEEQGPTVQAPSRYQWIVDPLDGTTNFAHRFPFYSVSIGVERDGIGLIGVVFDPTRSELFTAQAGAGVRLNGTTLAVSRITHLDRALLVTGFAYDIRETADNNLDHFARFALKTQGLRRTGSAALDLCYVASGRFDGFWEVRLNPWDMAAGIVILTEAGGTVTDFVGGAHSIYGKELVASNGLIHQAMLEVLRQGARPRS; encoded by the coding sequence ATGCTTCCAGCAGACTCAGAAGACATTCCACCCGACCAATTGATGACGGTGGCGATCGAGGCGGCCAGGCAGGCCGGAGACCTGCTCCTGGACTACGCCGAGGCCGGCTTCCGCATCGAACACAAGAATCCCATCGACCTCGTCACGGACGCCGACCGTGCGGCCGAGCGATGCATCATCGAATTGATACGCCGGCGGTTCCCGTCCCATCGGATTCTTGCCGAGGAACAGGGGCCGACCGTCCAAGCCCCTTCCCGTTATCAATGGATTGTCGATCCGCTCGATGGAACGACCAACTTTGCCCACAGGTTCCCGTTCTACAGCGTCTCGATCGGTGTGGAGCGCGACGGAATCGGCCTGATCGGCGTCGTCTTCGATCCGACCAGAAGCGAATTGTTCACGGCCCAAGCCGGCGCCGGGGTGCGTCTCAACGGAACCACCCTGGCCGTCTCGCGCATCACTCACCTGGATCGAGCGCTCTTGGTTACGGGATTCGCCTATGATATTCGAGAAACCGCCGACAACAATTTGGACCATTTTGCCCGCTTCGCGCTCAAGACGCAGGGGCTGCGTCGAACGGGCAGCGCGGCCCTGGATCTCTGCTACGTGGCGTCCGGACGATTCGACGGATTCTGGGAAGTGCGATTGAATCCCTGGGACATGGCGGCGGGAATCGTCATTCTCACGGAAGCGGGAGGAACCGTCACGGATTTTGTCGGCGGCGCCCATTCGATCTACGGGAAAGAGCTGGTCGCCAGCAACGGGTTGATCCATCAGGCCATGCTGGAGGTCCTCCGACAAGGCGCACGGCCCCGTTCTTGA
- a CDS encoding 4a-hydroxytetrahydrobiopterin dehydratase produces the protein MGLADQKCVPCRGGVPPLPNDRVQSLLRDLGGGWSLNGQGHLERLYTFQDFAQALAFVNRVGAVAEAEGHHPDLYLAWGKCKVEIWTHKINGLTESDFYMAAKADREFESTRNAAA, from the coding sequence ATGGGACTCGCAGATCAGAAATGTGTGCCCTGTCGGGGCGGGGTCCCGCCCCTTCCCAACGATCGCGTCCAGAGTCTGTTAAGAGATCTCGGCGGAGGTTGGTCTCTGAATGGGCAAGGCCACCTGGAACGACTCTATACCTTCCAGGATTTTGCGCAAGCTCTCGCCTTCGTCAACAGGGTCGGCGCCGTGGCTGAGGCCGAAGGACATCATCCCGACCTGTATCTGGCCTGGGGGAAGTGCAAGGTCGAGATCTGGACCCACAAAATCAACGGTCTGACAGAAAGCGATTTCTATATGGCGGCCAAGGCGGATCGGGAATTCGAATCGACCCGCAACGCGGCGGCATGA
- a CDS encoding CBS domain-containing protein, producing the protein MFVRDVMSSGFVSAFPTDTVRSVVIKMINRHCGAIPVVEGDNRLVGIVTVRDILLPLYPNYGDYIHDNVHSRDFLEMEEGYHEILTKKVEEVMSRNPLTISSSGPILEAASYMGLKNFRRIPVVDQGRLVGMLSIGDINRGLFFAQQAA; encoded by the coding sequence ATGTTCGTCCGCGATGTCATGTCCAGCGGTTTTGTCTCCGCGTTCCCTACCGATACGGTTCGTTCGGTCGTCATCAAAATGATCAACCGTCATTGCGGCGCGATCCCGGTTGTGGAAGGCGACAACCGCCTTGTCGGGATCGTGACGGTGCGAGACATCCTGCTCCCGCTCTATCCAAACTACGGGGACTATATCCATGACAATGTTCACAGCCGTGATTTTCTCGAAATGGAGGAGGGCTATCACGAGATCCTGACAAAAAAAGTCGAGGAGGTGATGAGCCGAAATCCATTGACCATTTCATCCAGCGGCCCGATCCTCGAAGCCGCTTCGTACATGGGTCTGAAGAATTTCCGGCGCATTCCAGTGGTGGATCAGGGCCGGCTCGTCGGCATGCTCAGCATCGGAGATATCAACCGGGGACTCTTCTTTGCCCAGCAAGCAGCGTGA
- the lpxC gene encoding UDP-3-O-acyl-N-acetylglucosamine deacetylase yields the protein MRLQQTLANTITCTGVGLHSGQPVTLTMRPASPDTGVVFVNRNGHAGASLAATVKHLVPTELCTAISGNGFQVKTIEHLLAALAGLNVDNVFVDLDAGEAPVMDGSSAQFVRLIRSAGLVSQAKRQPYLKMTRPLEVVDGSRRIRIEPSSTPRITYSIQYNHPLIQTQTYTYEYSADAFESEIADARTFGFLEEVEALWARGLGRGGNLDNTVVLSKDGVLNESGLRFADEFVRHKVLDLIGDFALLGVPFIGHLIADRSGHALHTKLVKQILDHPDCWVLLNADHGLTVPELLSTVSSSRPTAPVALQAAS from the coding sequence GTGAGACTGCAACAGACCTTAGCCAATACAATAACCTGCACAGGCGTTGGTCTTCACTCAGGCCAACCCGTTACCTTGACCATGAGACCGGCTTCTCCTGATACCGGCGTCGTCTTTGTCAATCGAAACGGACATGCGGGAGCCTCTCTCGCAGCCACCGTCAAGCATTTGGTCCCGACCGAGCTTTGCACGGCGATCAGCGGCAATGGATTTCAGGTCAAGACGATCGAGCATCTCTTGGCGGCACTGGCCGGGCTGAACGTCGACAATGTGTTCGTCGACCTCGATGCGGGGGAAGCGCCGGTCATGGATGGCAGCTCCGCTCAGTTCGTGCGCTTGATCCGCTCGGCGGGCTTGGTTTCCCAAGCCAAGCGCCAACCGTACCTGAAGATGACGAGACCTCTTGAAGTGGTGGACGGGTCGCGTCGGATTCGTATTGAGCCGTCGTCGACGCCGAGAATCACCTATTCCATTCAATACAACCATCCTCTGATTCAGACACAGACGTACACCTACGAATACTCGGCGGACGCATTCGAGTCGGAGATTGCCGATGCCCGGACGTTCGGGTTCTTGGAGGAAGTCGAAGCCCTATGGGCGCGCGGGCTTGGGCGCGGCGGCAACCTGGACAACACGGTCGTGTTGTCGAAGGACGGAGTCTTGAACGAATCCGGTCTCCGTTTCGCCGACGAGTTCGTCCGGCACAAGGTGCTTGACCTGATCGGCGACTTTGCGCTCCTGGGGGTTCCGTTCATCGGTCATCTGATCGCCGACCGCTCAGGACATGCCCTGCACACAAAACTTGTGAAGCAGATTCTGGATCATCCGGACTGTTGGGTGCTTCTCAACGCCGACCACGGCTTGACGGTTCCCGAGCTTCTTTCCACCGTGTCCTCCTCGCGGCCGACCGCTCCTGTGGCGCTCCAAGCCGCTTCCTGA
- a CDS encoding RiPP maturation radical SAM C-methyltransferase — protein sequence MIDKAQVALVNMPFSYSKYPSIQLGTLSALLKSQGIPVDCHHLNVRFAHKIGTPLYELICEKRALFGEWIFSYLLFRDNPKRAEYPRVFKPVFEQLTQESGHSLGYFEDMAVRTAPQFLTQALTSIDWGQYRLVGFTSTFDQNVASLTMAKLIKDLYPSVTIVFGGANYDGEMGLEYFRAFPFIDHVVVGEGEESFPRLVRKVLGREASEYPSGIAYREGNDIRLTPNASLFSDFVKTGPPDYDDYYRLLAELGESSQGLDRILLYEGSRGCWWGEKHHCTFCGLNAQSMKFRAKSSEQVAQEMTYLSHRYDTARFRLVDNIIDMKYVENLFGKFAAAHCDLDVFIETKSNLHKSQIRTLAVGGVKCMQPGLESLSLNQLRAMDKGVTPMQNILCLKWSFYYRVAVSWNILLGFPGETNEDYRRQLDLIPSLLHLQPPESTGKFWLERFSPYYMRPQEYGVRITGPGAAYEYIYDARQVDLKKVAYDFEYELDDWPVDPHVYQELVSAIEGWRRLHTSNDRPFLYYSKALNYVTVYDGRTPGSPTRKRYDGLAAQVIEICNDAAKGLEQIQAALARDVRETDVEPLAPVLAELTARRILYEERGKYFTLAIPEHPYL from the coding sequence ATGATCGACAAGGCCCAGGTGGCACTCGTCAATATGCCGTTCAGCTATTCGAAGTATCCTTCGATCCAGCTGGGCACTCTCTCCGCCCTGCTGAAGTCGCAGGGCATTCCCGTTGACTGTCATCACCTGAACGTCCGCTTCGCTCACAAGATCGGGACGCCGCTGTATGAACTGATCTGTGAGAAGCGCGCGCTGTTCGGAGAGTGGATCTTTTCGTACCTCTTGTTTCGCGACAATCCCAAGCGCGCCGAATATCCGCGAGTGTTCAAGCCGGTCTTCGAGCAGCTCACGCAGGAGAGCGGGCATTCACTCGGCTACTTCGAGGACATGGCCGTCCGCACGGCCCCTCAGTTTCTGACCCAGGCGCTCACCTCGATCGATTGGGGGCAATACCGCCTCGTGGGCTTTACCTCGACCTTCGACCAAAACGTGGCCAGCCTGACCATGGCGAAGCTGATCAAGGACCTGTATCCATCGGTCACGATCGTCTTCGGCGGCGCCAATTATGACGGCGAGATGGGTCTCGAGTACTTCCGGGCGTTTCCGTTCATCGACCACGTGGTCGTCGGCGAAGGGGAGGAGAGTTTTCCCCGCCTGGTCCGCAAGGTGCTGGGCCGGGAGGCCTCGGAATATCCCAGCGGCATCGCGTACCGAGAGGGAAACGACATCCGGCTGACGCCCAATGCCTCGCTCTTCTCCGATTTCGTCAAGACGGGTCCCCCTGATTACGACGACTACTACCGCCTGCTGGCCGAATTGGGAGAATCGTCGCAGGGATTGGACCGCATCCTCCTATATGAGGGCTCACGGGGGTGCTGGTGGGGCGAGAAACACCACTGCACATTCTGCGGTCTGAACGCGCAGAGCATGAAATTTCGCGCCAAATCTTCGGAGCAGGTGGCGCAGGAAATGACCTACCTCTCGCATCGATACGACACGGCCAGGTTCAGGCTGGTCGACAACATCATCGACATGAAATATGTCGAGAACCTCTTCGGAAAATTCGCGGCGGCTCACTGCGATCTGGACGTGTTCATCGAAACCAAGAGCAATCTCCACAAGAGCCAGATCCGCACGCTCGCGGTCGGCGGGGTGAAGTGCATGCAGCCGGGCCTGGAGTCTCTAAGCCTTAACCAGCTGAGGGCGATGGACAAGGGCGTAACCCCGATGCAGAACATCCTGTGCCTGAAATGGAGTTTCTATTATCGGGTGGCCGTGTCCTGGAACATTCTCCTGGGATTTCCGGGCGAGACGAACGAGGACTATCGCCGGCAGCTCGACTTGATCCCGTCGTTACTGCATCTCCAGCCGCCGGAGTCGACGGGAAAGTTCTGGCTTGAGCGGTTCAGTCCCTATTACATGAGGCCGCAGGAATACGGCGTGCGGATCACGGGTCCCGGCGCGGCGTACGAGTATATATACGACGCGCGGCAGGTCGACCTGAAGAAGGTCGCATACGATTTCGAGTATGAGTTGGACGACTGGCCGGTCGATCCGCATGTCTATCAGGAGCTGGTCTCTGCGATCGAGGGCTGGCGCCGCCTGCATACGTCGAACGACCGGCCGTTCCTGTACTATTCCAAGGCGCTGAATTACGTGACGGTGTATGACGGGCGAACACCCGGGTCCCCCACCCGCAAGCGGTACGACGGTCTGGCGGCGCAGGTGATAGAAATTTGTAATGACGCGGCGAAAGGCCTCGAACAGATTCAGGCGGCGCTCGCTCGTGATGTCCGGGAAACGGATGTTGAGCCCTTGGCGCCGGTGCTGGCCGAACTCACCGCCCGGCGCATCCTTTATGAAGAGCGCGGGAAGTACTTCACGTTGGCCATCCCCGAGCATCCCTACCTGTAG
- a CDS encoding arsenosugar biosynthesis-associated peroxidase-like protein produces MDTYYHPHDLGKFADMGKGHPVLWEKFMAYYSACFAEGALTEREKALIALAVAHTVQCPYCIDAYTQASLEKGSNIEEMTEAVHVACAIRGGASLVHGVQMRNVAEKLSM; encoded by the coding sequence ATGGACACCTACTACCATCCCCATGATCTCGGAAAGTTCGCCGATATGGGCAAAGGCCACCCCGTCTTGTGGGAAAAATTCATGGCGTACTACAGCGCGTGCTTTGCCGAAGGAGCGTTGACGGAACGCGAAAAGGCCCTGATCGCGCTCGCCGTCGCCCACACCGTCCAGTGTCCGTACTGCATCGACGCCTATACCCAGGCGTCCCTTGAGAAAGGATCGAACATCGAGGAAATGACCGAAGCCGTGCACGTCGCCTGCGCGATCCGCGGCGGAGCCTCGTTGGTTCACGGTGTGCAGATGCGGAACGTCGCCGAGAAACTCTCGATGTAA
- a CDS encoding DUF4412 domain-containing protein — MKTATIAMLVMLWCGQAMPSFAAAFEGVITLKETSGDETETRTFYFKGEKMRVDDGDAEFSVWDAKKKDGFFVDRDDHTYTTMIWSDLGVADAKSVLDDITVTKTGKNGKIAGYSCEGYVAKDKSDGSMSELCIAKGLSNAALYGVLADEASSRGGYPSWFRDFLKDGGFPLRQIDYDETGKEESRSEVTKIDAKRLDDGLFHPPAGFKKLELRK; from the coding sequence ATGAAAACCGCCACGATCGCGATGTTGGTCATGCTCTGGTGCGGACAGGCGATGCCGTCGTTCGCCGCGGCGTTTGAAGGCGTCATTACGCTCAAGGAAACCTCGGGCGACGAGACGGAGACCAGGACTTTTTATTTCAAGGGAGAGAAGATGCGGGTCGACGACGGCGACGCGGAGTTCAGCGTCTGGGACGCCAAGAAGAAGGACGGATTCTTCGTCGATCGTGACGACCACACATACACGACCATGATCTGGTCGGACTTGGGTGTGGCGGATGCCAAATCAGTTCTGGACGACATCACCGTCACTAAGACCGGAAAGAATGGGAAGATTGCGGGCTACTCCTGTGAGGGCTATGTCGCTAAGGACAAGTCGGACGGCAGCATGAGCGAGCTGTGCATTGCGAAGGGGCTCAGCAATGCGGCCCTGTACGGGGTCCTGGCCGACGAGGCCTCGTCCCGTGGCGGATATCCATCCTGGTTTCGCGATTTCCTCAAGGACGGGGGATTCCCGCTCCGGCAGATCGACTACGACGAGACCGGCAAAGAGGAATCTCGATCCGAGGTGACGAAAATCGATGCGAAGCGGCTGGACGACGGGCTGTTTCACCCGCCGGCCGGTTTCAAAAAGTTGGAGCTTCGGAAATGA
- a CDS encoding amino acid permease, whose translation MVCEPNEKEKRERLEISQPPDYTDEPMSLSPPPGHSPDAPRRTIGWFTAACVLVSNIIGGGIFTTTGFLARDIGDPLLMLALWFLGALVALAGATAYAELGAAYPQAGGDYLYLREAYGALPAFLSGWTSFTIGFGAAIAASSVGFASYLSRVLPLEEQQSIFETGLALGLVWCLTAVHAAGVGAGGLLQRLLTTAKLAALGVLIVGGFLFGSGAWEHLAVRSIPAGASLGSAAVAFIFVMYCYLGWNVVGYIAGEIAEPTRTLPRIMIGGTAFVAAIYLSLNVLYLYALPMAQLAEPPILPVAEKAAAALWGPAAARWIALLLALSLAGGVSAMMWAGPRVYWAMAKDGVLSPWLAGLHESSAVPVRAMLIQALWASVLIVTGTFEQLVIYSGVVLAAFVLLVLGAVIRLRRHKPGLPRPYLVPFYPWLPGILMIGAGGLVGSSILQHPMESLLGLATVLAGLPFYRIWSKLRHARPMPS comes from the coding sequence ATGGTATGCGAGCCGAACGAGAAAGAAAAGCGAGAACGGCTCGAAATCTCACAGCCGCCGGACTACACTGACGAACCCATGAGTCTCTCACCGCCTCCGGGCCATTCACCCGATGCTCCTCGGAGGACCATCGGCTGGTTCACCGCCGCCTGTGTCCTCGTGAGCAATATCATCGGGGGCGGGATCTTCACGACCACAGGGTTTCTGGCGCGCGACATTGGAGACCCTCTTCTCATGCTGGCTCTCTGGTTCCTCGGCGCGCTGGTCGCACTGGCCGGAGCGACGGCCTATGCGGAACTCGGCGCGGCCTATCCGCAGGCAGGCGGAGACTACCTCTATCTCCGAGAGGCCTATGGTGCGTTGCCGGCTTTCTTAAGCGGATGGACGTCGTTCACGATCGGATTCGGCGCGGCGATCGCCGCATCGTCCGTCGGCTTCGCATCGTATCTCTCGCGCGTGTTGCCGCTCGAAGAACAACAGTCCATCTTCGAGACCGGCCTCGCATTGGGGCTCGTCTGGTGTCTGACCGCCGTGCATGCCGCAGGCGTGGGCGCCGGGGGTCTGCTTCAACGCCTGCTCACGACAGCCAAGCTCGCCGCGTTGGGCGTCTTGATCGTTGGTGGATTCCTCTTCGGAAGCGGCGCGTGGGAGCACCTTGCTGTTCGATCGATACCGGCCGGCGCAAGTCTTGGATCGGCCGCTGTCGCCTTCATCTTCGTGATGTACTGCTATCTGGGGTGGAACGTCGTAGGCTACATCGCGGGTGAAATTGCCGAGCCGACCAGAACCCTGCCGCGCATCATGATCGGCGGCACGGCGTTCGTCGCCGCCATCTATCTGTCGCTCAATGTGCTCTACCTTTACGCCTTGCCTATGGCGCAATTAGCCGAACCGCCGATTCTGCCTGTGGCGGAGAAAGCGGCGGCGGCCTTATGGGGCCCGGCGGCCGCCCGGTGGATTGCCCTCTTACTCGCGCTGTCTCTCGCGGGAGGCGTCAGCGCGATGATGTGGGCCGGACCTCGAGTCTACTGGGCGATGGCGAAGGATGGAGTGCTCTCACCCTGGTTGGCAGGGCTGCACGAGTCCAGCGCCGTTCCGGTCCGTGCCATGCTGATCCAGGCACTCTGGGCTTCGGTTTTGATCGTGACCGGTACCTTCGAACAACTGGTGATTTACAGCGGAGTCGTCCTCGCGGCATTCGTACTGTTGGTGCTCGGCGCCGTGATCCGCTTGCGCCGGCACAAACCAGGCTTACCCCGCCCGTACCTCGTGCCGTTCTACCCCTGGCTGCCCGGAATCTTGATGATCGGCGCCGGAGGACTCGTCGGGAGCAGCATCTTGCAACACCCAATGGAATCCCTGCTCGGCCTGGCCACCGTGCTCGCAGGATTGCCGTTCTACCGGATCTGGAGCAAGCTCCGACACGCACGACCAATGCCTTCTTAA
- a CDS encoding ParB N-terminal domain-containing protein has protein sequence MATAKGKKGSGSAGVKRRKRPAGASIGLAAVELQAAAPPGEVAQLHRTIEEDGGKVLAVYREPYGGRWLVLAALPIELVEPTPYQRNLSDTHVRKLEAVIGKIGRFLDPIIAVRMPKPNQAAKYWTPNGNHRLSAMRTLGAKSLVAIVVPEAAAAYQILALNTEKAHNLREKALEVIRMYKELAQLEDSSEEMYALEFEEPSLITLGLCYEERPRFSGGAYHPVLKRVDEFLKKPMRTAIETRRERARTVLALDDLIVRQVEALKAKGLTSPYLKSFVVARVNPIRFRPKEAPAISFDEALDRMTTAAEKFNPDKVKMDDLAKSGGAPDEAE, from the coding sequence ATGGCCACGGCGAAGGGGAAAAAGGGCTCCGGCTCCGCTGGGGTGAAGCGGCGGAAACGACCGGCCGGCGCATCGATCGGCCTGGCCGCGGTGGAATTGCAGGCCGCCGCGCCTCCCGGGGAGGTTGCGCAGCTGCATCGCACGATCGAGGAAGACGGCGGGAAGGTGCTGGCGGTATATCGGGAGCCCTACGGAGGCCGCTGGCTGGTGCTGGCGGCGTTGCCGATCGAACTCGTCGAGCCGACGCCCTATCAGCGCAACCTCTCCGATACCCACGTGAGAAAGCTCGAGGCCGTCATCGGGAAGATCGGCCGCTTTCTCGATCCGATCATTGCGGTGCGAATGCCCAAGCCGAATCAGGCCGCAAAATACTGGACCCCGAACGGCAACCATCGTTTGTCCGCCATGCGGACGCTGGGAGCCAAGAGTCTGGTGGCGATCGTCGTGCCGGAAGCAGCCGCGGCCTATCAAATCCTCGCGCTCAATACGGAAAAAGCGCATAACCTTCGCGAAAAGGCCCTGGAGGTGATTCGGATGTACAAGGAGCTGGCCCAGCTCGAGGACAGTTCCGAAGAGATGTACGCCCTGGAATTCGAGGAGCCGTCGTTGATCACGCTGGGGCTTTGCTACGAGGAACGACCACGGTTCAGCGGTGGGGCCTACCATCCGGTATTGAAACGGGTCGATGAATTCTTGAAAAAGCCGATGCGCACGGCGATCGAAACGCGCCGGGAACGGGCCCGCACAGTGCTTGCGCTGGACGACCTGATCGTGCGCCAGGTGGAAGCGTTGAAGGCGAAGGGCTTGACCAGCCCCTACCTCAAGAGTTTCGTCGTGGCCCGAGTGAATCCGATCCGCTTCCGTCCCAAGGAGGCTCCCGCCATCTCGTTCGACGAGGCGCTGGATCGCATGACTACAGCCGCTGAAAAATTCAATCCGGACAAGGTGAAAATGGACGACTTAGCCAAATCCGGAGGCGCTCCGGACGAAGCCGAATAG